In a single window of the Dromaius novaehollandiae isolate bDroNov1 chromosome 17, bDroNov1.hap1, whole genome shotgun sequence genome:
- the DUSP18 gene encoding dual specificity protein phosphatase 18: protein MNTGFGALPMLFQHPSVCGLSRITPNLYLSDGAAASNKFLLLTNQITTVINVAVEVVNTFYPNIEYMCVPVVDSPLSWICSCFDAVADKIHSVSMRQGRTLLHCAAGVSRSATVCLAYLMKYQSMSLASAHAWVKSCRPIIRPNNGFWQQLIQYEYKLYGTNTVRMISTPLGMIPDVYGREVRLTLPF from the coding sequence ATGAATACAGGTTTCGGAGCTTTGCCCATGTTGTTCCAGCATCCTTCGGTGTGTGGCCTGTCACGGATCACCCCTAACTTGTACCTCAGTGATGGTGCCGCTGCCAGTAATAAGTTCCTGCTCCTTACAAATCAAATCACCACCGTCATCAATGTTGCTGTGGAGGTGGTAAACACTTTCTATCCAAACATTGAGTATATGTGTGTTCCTGTGGTGGACTCCCCCCTCTCTTGGATCTGCAGTTGCTTTGACGCCGTAGCGGATAAGATACACAGTGTAAGCATGCGTCAGGGCCGAACGCTGCTGCATTGCGCTGCGGGGGTCAGTAGGTCAGCGACCGTGTGTTTAGCCTATCTCATGAAGTACCAGTCTATGTCTCTGGCAAGCGCGCATGCATGGGTCAAGTCTTGCCGTCCCATCATACGACCCAACAACGGCTTCTGGCAGCAGCTCATTCAGTACGAGTACAAACTCTATGGTACTAACACAGTCCGAATGATCAGCACTCCATTGGGAATGATACCTGATGTTTATGGAAGGGAAGTCAGACTAACGCTACCCTTCTGA
- the SLC35E4 gene encoding solute carrier family 35 member E4, translated as MCQSSLRSDEAAMTSGASSRPLQPWKPDPGREGRRQPPWPSRRALPLIFAVFVWLGTGTTMASLNKWIFAIHNFRYPLLLSSLHMLSAVAVGYPLARLRARRLPGPGPAARPRARIYLLSLTFCTSVAFGNLGLNYVQLDVAQVVYTTTPLFTLLLSALLLGRRHHPLQYAAMGPVCAGAACSIVSEVRFHQAGCCFLFAATFLRGLKSIQQSLLLQEDRLDAISLLCLTSLPSFCILFSAAVALEVGPAWAGVLRYDSTLWAYVLLSCLGSVLYNLASFCVISLTSALTIHVLGNFNVVGNLVLSRLLFGSHLSGLSYVGIGLTLAGMFMYHHPDFIAARWASWQGQARGKRE; from the exons aTGTGCCAGTCATCCCTGCGGAGCGATGAAGCAGCAATGACCTCCGGCGCCAGCAGCCGGCCCCTCCAGCCCTGGAAGCCGGACCCGGGCCGGGAGGGGAGGCGGCAGCCGCCGTGGCCGTCCCGGCGGGCGCTGCCCCTCATCTTCGCCGTCTTCGTCTGGCTGGGCACCGGCACCACCATGGCCAGCCTCAACAAGTGGATCTTCGCCATCCACAATTTCCGCTACCCcttgctgctctcctccctgcacaTGCTCTCGGCGGTGGCCGTGGGCTACCCGCTGGCGAGGCTGCGGGCACGCCGGCTgccagggcccggcccggccgcccggcctCGCGCCCGGATCTACCTGCTCAGCCTGACCTTCTGCACCAGCGTGGCGTTCGGCAACCTGGGCCTCAACTACGTGCAGCTGGACGTGGCGCAGGTGGTGTACACCACCACGCCGCTCTTCACCCTGCTGCTCTCGGCACTGCTGCTGGGCCGCCGCCACCACCCGCTGCAGTACGCGGCCATGGGGCCCGTCTGCGCCGGGGCGGCCTGCAGCATCGTCAGCGAGGTCCGCTTCCACCAGGCCGGCTGCTGCTTCCTCTTCGCCGCCACCTTCCTTCGCGGGCTCAAGTCCATCCAGCAGA gtctgctgctgcaggaggacaGGCTGGATGCCATCTCCTTGCTCTGCCTCACATCCTTGCCCAGCTTTTGCATCCTGTTCAGTGCGGCCGTGGCGCTGGAGGTGGGCCCTGCCTGGGCGGGCGTCCTGCGGTATGACAGCACTCTCTGGGCCTACGTCCTGCTCAGCTGCCTCGGCTCCGTCCTCTACAACCTGGCCAGCTTCTGCGTCATCTCCCTGACATCAGCCCTCACCATCCACGTCCTGGGCAACTTCAACGTCGTGGGCAACCTGGTGCTGTCCCGGCTGCTCTTTGGCAGCCACCTGAGTGGGCTCAGCTATGTGGGCATCGGGCTCACGCTGGCCGGGATGTTCATGTACCACCACCCTGACTTCATCGCTGCCCGCTGGGCATCATGGCAGGGCCAGGCCCGCGGCAAACGGGAATAG
- the TCN2 gene encoding transcobalamin-2 isoform X1 gives MWRLLVLLQAVVLPAQLCEVPEAVAARARTMSARLLGLAEDSEQQANPSVYVALRLADDHHPALEEQYLARLKEAFQGTHSTSSQAASRPMRPFPRPHAAPRSRASAARGHHRYLGARRRSPARRGWCPRHRHPGATAARPAAARPDALIRGTVPCRSPVAAGKGGRPLTGRLALYLLALRAACQPPDLGAESPPLARLKYALEEDWTGSQQHGHPLTNYYQYSLGVLALCVRRRHIREEVIRRLLAAERHGKFGHGDGHAVDTEAVAGLAFACLHQAPLARGMLASELHEAIRSVARKLLQAQGPDGLIGNVFSTPLALQFFIATNSCESEPEYSRARDALLQSLDNFTNPMAISQLLPALYGRSYLDIASMSCQGERGTLQPISPVTQSTELGNIIVRLVVECPKRLCHHHVLYNQSVTVPAGSSLLDVLEMASKQGHHAFTFKTQDSLYGPFLTTVMKVEAKWQERRSWHLLSAPNTSLQMGIADYKPHDGETLILRLSKW, from the exons ATGTGGCGGCTCCTGGTCCTCCTGCAGGCTGTGGTCCTGCCCGCCCAGCTCTGCG AGGTCCCGGAGGCGGTGGCGGCACGGGCGCGCACCATGAGCGCCCGGCTCCTGGGCCTGGCCGAGGACTCGGAGCAGCAGGCCAACCCCAGTGTCTACGTGGCCCTTCGCCTCGCTGACGACCACCACCCGGCCTTGGAGGAGCAGTACTTGGCGAGGCTCAAGGAGGCCTTCCAGGGCACCCACAGCAC GAGCTCGCAGGCGGCCAGCCGGCCCATGCGGCCCTTTCCTCGGCCCCACGCGGCGCCCCGCAGCCGAGCATCCGCCGCCCGTGGCCACCACAGGTACCTGGGCGCTCGGCGGCGGAGCCCGGCACGGAGGGGATGGTGCCCCCGCCACCGTCATCCCGGGGCGACGGCCGCCcggcccgctgccgcccgccctgACGCCCTCATTCGCGGCACGGTGCCTTGCAGGAGCCCTGTGGCAGCGGGCAAGGGGGGCCGGCCCCTCACGGGGCGCCTGGCGCTGTACCTGCTGGCACTGCGGGCTGCCTGCCAGCCCCCGGACCTCGGCGCCGAGAGCCCCCCGCTCGCCCGCCTCAAGTACGCCCTGGAGGAGGACTGGACGG GCTCCCAGCAGCACGGCCACCCCCTCACCAATTACTACCAGTACAGCCTGGGCGTGCTGGCTCTGTGCGTGCGCCGCCGGCACATCAGGGAGGAGGTGATCCGCAGGCTCCTGGCGGCCGAGCGGCACGGCAAGTTTGGGCACGGCGACGGGCACGCTGTGG ACACGGAGGCCGTGGCGGGCCTGGCCTTCGCCTGCCTGCACCAGGCGCCGCTCGCCCGCGGCATGCTGGCGTCGGAGCTGCACGAGGCCATCCGCAGCGTGGCCAGGAAGCTGCTCCAGGCGCAGGGCCCTGATGGCCTCATCGGCAATGTCTTCAGCACCCCCTTGGCCTTGcag TTCTTCATTGCCACCAACTCATGCGAGTCGGAGCCGGAGTACAGCCGGGCCAGGGAtgccctgctgcagagcctggacaACTTCACCAACCCTATGGCCATATCCCAGCTGCTGCCCGCGCTGTATGGCCGCAGCTACCTGGACATCGCCTCCATGAGCTGCCAGGGGGAGAGAG GCACGCTGCAGCCCATCAGCCCCGTGACGCAGTCCACGGAGCTGGGGAACATCATCGTGAGGCTGGTGGTGGAGTGCCCCAAGCGGCTGTGCCACCACCACGTGCTCTATAACCAGTCCGTGACCGTGCCCGCCGGTTCCTCCCTCCTGGACGTGCTGGAGATGGCCTCGAAGCAGGGACACCATGCCTTCAC GTTTAAAACTCAGGACAGCCTCTACGGCCCCTTTTTAACGACGGTGATGAAAGTGGAAGCCAAGTGGCAAGAGCGGAGGAGCTGGCATCTCCTCTCAGCCCCCAACACCAGCCTGCAGATGG GTATCGCCGACTACAAGCCTCACGACGGGGAGACCCTCATCCTGCGGCTGAGCAAGTGGTAG
- the TCN2 gene encoding transcobalamin-2 isoform X2 — protein MWRLLVLLQAVVLPAQLCEVPEAVAARARTMSARLLGLAEDSEQQANPSVYVALRLADDHHPALEEQYLARLKEAFQGTHSTSSQAASRPMRPFPRPHAAPRSRASAARGHHRSPVAAGKGGRPLTGRLALYLLALRAACQPPDLGAESPPLARLKYALEEDWTGSQQHGHPLTNYYQYSLGVLALCVRRRHIREEVIRRLLAAERHGKFGHGDGHAVDTEAVAGLAFACLHQAPLARGMLASELHEAIRSVARKLLQAQGPDGLIGNVFSTPLALQFFIATNSCESEPEYSRARDALLQSLDNFTNPMAISQLLPALYGRSYLDIASMSCQGERGTLQPISPVTQSTELGNIIVRLVVECPKRLCHHHVLYNQSVTVPAGSSLLDVLEMASKQGHHAFTFKTQDSLYGPFLTTVMKVEAKWQERRSWHLLSAPNTSLQMGIADYKPHDGETLILRLSKW, from the exons ATGTGGCGGCTCCTGGTCCTCCTGCAGGCTGTGGTCCTGCCCGCCCAGCTCTGCG AGGTCCCGGAGGCGGTGGCGGCACGGGCGCGCACCATGAGCGCCCGGCTCCTGGGCCTGGCCGAGGACTCGGAGCAGCAGGCCAACCCCAGTGTCTACGTGGCCCTTCGCCTCGCTGACGACCACCACCCGGCCTTGGAGGAGCAGTACTTGGCGAGGCTCAAGGAGGCCTTCCAGGGCACCCACAGCAC GAGCTCGCAGGCGGCCAGCCGGCCCATGCGGCCCTTTCCTCGGCCCCACGCGGCGCCCCGCAGCCGAGCATCCGCCGCCCGTGGCCACCACAG GAGCCCTGTGGCAGCGGGCAAGGGGGGCCGGCCCCTCACGGGGCGCCTGGCGCTGTACCTGCTGGCACTGCGGGCTGCCTGCCAGCCCCCGGACCTCGGCGCCGAGAGCCCCCCGCTCGCCCGCCTCAAGTACGCCCTGGAGGAGGACTGGACGG GCTCCCAGCAGCACGGCCACCCCCTCACCAATTACTACCAGTACAGCCTGGGCGTGCTGGCTCTGTGCGTGCGCCGCCGGCACATCAGGGAGGAGGTGATCCGCAGGCTCCTGGCGGCCGAGCGGCACGGCAAGTTTGGGCACGGCGACGGGCACGCTGTGG ACACGGAGGCCGTGGCGGGCCTGGCCTTCGCCTGCCTGCACCAGGCGCCGCTCGCCCGCGGCATGCTGGCGTCGGAGCTGCACGAGGCCATCCGCAGCGTGGCCAGGAAGCTGCTCCAGGCGCAGGGCCCTGATGGCCTCATCGGCAATGTCTTCAGCACCCCCTTGGCCTTGcag TTCTTCATTGCCACCAACTCATGCGAGTCGGAGCCGGAGTACAGCCGGGCCAGGGAtgccctgctgcagagcctggacaACTTCACCAACCCTATGGCCATATCCCAGCTGCTGCCCGCGCTGTATGGCCGCAGCTACCTGGACATCGCCTCCATGAGCTGCCAGGGGGAGAGAG GCACGCTGCAGCCCATCAGCCCCGTGACGCAGTCCACGGAGCTGGGGAACATCATCGTGAGGCTGGTGGTGGAGTGCCCCAAGCGGCTGTGCCACCACCACGTGCTCTATAACCAGTCCGTGACCGTGCCCGCCGGTTCCTCCCTCCTGGACGTGCTGGAGATGGCCTCGAAGCAGGGACACCATGCCTTCAC GTTTAAAACTCAGGACAGCCTCTACGGCCCCTTTTTAACGACGGTGATGAAAGTGGAAGCCAAGTGGCAAGAGCGGAGGAGCTGGCATCTCCTCTCAGCCCCCAACACCAGCCTGCAGATGG GTATCGCCGACTACAAGCCTCACGACGGGGAGACCCTCATCCTGCGGCTGAGCAAGTGGTAG